A region of Asterias amurensis chromosome 20, ASM3211899v1 DNA encodes the following proteins:
- the LOC139952122 gene encoding L-threonine 3-dehydrogenase, mitochondrial-like, translating into MMAALFQRTVSAVLKLSHRGSQCSYIRCLSTTLPHWQEFGGSSTLDNPRVLITGALGQLGQGLAKVLRNKYGRDNVIMSDIIKAPKHILQSGPYYFADVLDFKNLQQLIVTERIDWLVHFSALLSAVGEQDVPLAIKVNIQGLHNVMELAKMYQLRIFCPSTIGAFGPESPRNPTPDLTIQRPRTIYGVSKVHAELLGEYYHHRFDVDFRSLRLPGVISGDTTPGGGTTDYAVSIFDEALSSGAYKCYLKPDTILPMIYIEDCLRGIVEMLEVSPKKLKLRTYNIAAMSFTPEELAAEIRKFVPGLEVVYEHDARQAIADSWPQRFDDSGARNDWGWTHHYDLNALVRIMLEVVGQRLGVSPGIEAPLSQTR; encoded by the exons ATGATGGCAGCTCTGTTCCAGAGGACTGTCAGTGCAGTTTTAAAACTGTCACATCGCGGAAGTCAGTGTAGTTACATTCGATGTCTATCCACAACGTTACCACATTGGCAGGAATTCGGTGGATCTTCAACACTGGACAATCCACGAGTTCTTATCACAG GTGCCTTGGGTCAACTAGGACAGGGACTCGCCAAAGTCCTTCGCAATAAATACGGACGAGATAATGTCATTATGTCTGACATCATTAAAGCACCGAAACACATTCTTCAAAGTG GGCCGTACTACTTTGCGGATGTTTTAGACTTCAAGAACCTACAGCAATTGATTGTGACAGAGCGCATCGATTGGCTGGTTCATTTCAGTGCCCTGCTTAGTGCAGTAGGAGAACAG GATGTACCACTTGCAATCAAGGTGAATATACAGGGTCTTCACAACGTCATGGAGCTTGCCAAGATGTACCAGCTACGCATCTTCTGTCCAAGTACGATCGGAGCTTTCGGGCCGGAATCTCCACGCAATCCAACACCAGATTTGACCATACAGAGGCCAAGGACAATATATGGTGTTTCAAAAGTCCATGCTGAGCTTCTTGGAGAG TATTACCACCACCGCTTTGATGTTGACTTCCGATCCCTGAGACTTCCTGGAGTGATTTCCGGTGATACAACCCCAGGGGGTGGAACGACAG ATTACGCAGTTTCGATTTTTGACGAAGCACTCTCGTCGGGTGCCTACAAGTGCTACTTGAAACCTGACACTATCCTTCCAATGATCTACATCGAGGATTGTCTGCGTGGAATTGTAGAAATGCTGGAAGTCTCACCAAAGAAGCTGAAACTGCGAACATACAACATTGCAGCCATGAGCTTCACACCCGAGGAACTAGCGGCTGAGATTCGGAAGTTTGTGCCAGGACTTGAAGTAGTCTATGAACACGATGCACGACAAGCGATAG CTGATTCCTGGCCGCAGAGATTTGACGACTCTGGAGCAAGAAACGACTGGGGCTGGACCCATCATTATGACCTGAATGCACTGGTCAGAATTATGCTTGAAGTAGTCGGTCAACGTCTCGGTGTCTCACCAGGTATTGAAGCGCCACTTTCACAAACAAGGTAG
- the LOC139952372 gene encoding XK-related protein 6-like, with protein sequence MSSSRGKPSQKYDDHSPTPATGASGPSPHPSGPTPRRENPPTHHADPLPHPAKPSPHPTGPSPHPSGPSPYPTGPSPHPTGPSPHPSGPSPHPTGPSPRPSGPSPHPTGTSPHPVNPSVNQQQQQVKPKKKVVVIKRYFVILESLFLFAGMVTYMADLITDIVVGFQYILLHDYFWSGLTFAFVIIPSITIQYFSFRWFVIDSQHSPKPKHVSFLKRIWDWFVWLIVHILQLGALKRYWRTIKYCWRSHEHPDYYDLSVYEYRDITMLRLLEAFMEAAPQLVLQVYIMTQQSDIYWLTVSSAIISLASLSWGLEAYHKALRESCSNKNNLGYVGLTFRIIWRTFTITARVISLALFASYYKWLIFPLIGIHWVGMTLWLVYQDTDFCTTRLEEVLFDAVIGIIHIFCFFNMKEGRTRYRAVFFYTIIFVENTIMFALWYHHDGQQRGYGLPALVFVWGGFFLGLVVMLFYYRCLHPNGNIRLWGGGPPIKPNWKPVLQVDGSTVHAYDNPGRDEVDGPIPWSDIIIPAATRGCHGNLFTKRGRRYCYWRTEDGTCPCEEPLPNGDLRATTVQPGVTVADPMMIRITDQENGRCDCNGETLNCCDKNGKPRIETLL encoded by the exons ATGAGTAGTTCGAGGGGAAAACCTTCCCAGAAATATGATGATCACTCACCAACCCCTGCAACTGGTGCCAGTGGCCCCTCACCACACCCCTCTGGTCCCACACCACGGCGAGAAAATCCCCCAACACACCATGCTGATCCCCTACCACACCCTGCTAAACCCTCACCACACCCAACTGGACCCTCACCACACCCAAGTGGACCCTCACCATACCCAACTGGACCCTCACCACACCCAACTGGACCCTCACCACACCCAAGTGGACCCTCGCCACACCCAACTGGACCCTCACCACGCCCAAGTGGACCCTCACCACACCCAACTGGTACCTCACCACACCCCGTCAACCCCTCAGTGaatcaacagcagcagcaagtAAAGCCCAAAAAGAAGGTCGTTGTGATCAAGCGCTATTTTGTCATTCTGGAATCGCTGTTCTTATTTGCTGGGATGGTGACCTACATGGCTGATCTAATTACGGATATAGTCGTTG GTTTTCAATACATCCTGCTTCACGATTACTTCTGGAGTGGTCTGACATTCGCCTTCGTCATCATTCCTTCAATAACCATCCAGTACTTCAGCTTTCGATGGTTCGTCATCGACTCTCAACACAGTCCCAAACCAAAGCATGTCTCGTTTCTGAAACGGATATGGGATTGGTTCGTGTGGTTGATTGTGCACATTCTGCAGCTTGGAGCGTTGAAAAG ATACTGGCGAACCATTAAGTACTGTTGGAGGAGTCACGAGCATCCTGATTACTACGACCTGAGTGTATACGAGTATCGAGACATCACCATGCTCAGGCTTCTAGAAGCCTTCATGGAGGCTGCACCACAGCTTGTTCTACAGGTGTACATCATGACCCAGCAATCGGACATCTACTGGCTGACgg TCTCCTCTGCGATCATCTCACTAGCCTCCCTCTCCTGGGGTCTAGAGGCTTACCACAAAGCCCTCCGAGAATCCTGCAGCAATAAGAATAATCTCGGCTACGTGGGTCTCACCTTCAGAATCATCTGGCGTACCTTCACCATAACGGCACGGGTTATCTCACTGGCCTTGTTCGCGTCCTACTACAAGTGGTTGATCTTCCCATTAATAGGTATCCACTGGGTAGGGATGACACTGTGGCTGGTCTATCAAGACACAGACTTCTGCACGACGAGACTCGAGGAGGTACTCTTCGACGCCGTCATCGGCATCATCCACATCTTCTGTTTCTTCAACATGAAGGAGGGACGCACTCGCTACAGAGCGGTCTTCTTCTACACCATCATCTTCGTGGAGAACACGATCATGTTTGCATTGTGGTATCACCACGACGGACAACAGAGGGGGTACGGTCTTCCAGCGCTCGTCTTTGTCTGGGGCGGATTCTTCTTGGGACTCGTCGTGATGTTGTTTTATTACCGCTGCCTGCATCCCAACGGGAACATCCGCCTATGGGGTGGGGGACCACCCATAAAACCAAACTGGAAACCGGTACTTCAAGTTGATGGTTCCACTGTGCATGCTTACGATAATCCCGGGCGGGACGAAGTTGATGGACCGATCCCGTGGTCGGATATCATCATCCCGGCTGCCACGAGGGGTTGTCATGGCAATCTGTTCACAAAAAGAGGAAGACGATATTGTTACTGGAGAACTGAAGATGGCACGTGTCCTTGCGAGGAGCCACTACCCAACGGTGATCTCAGGGCGACTACTGTGCAGCCGGGCGTGACGGTTGCAGATCCTATGATGATTCGAATCACTGATCAGGAGAATGGAAGATGTGACTGCAACGGAGAGACCCTAAACTGCTGTGATAAGAACGGAAAACCAAGGATAGAAACCCTTCTGTAA